The DNA window GTGAATATGGAATGTTAGATAATTTCTACGAATCTGTGCAATTTAGCGTAAATGGTTTGGAACAGCTGACTTCTCAAGGCGGCAGCGCTTATCAGCTCACTTTTGATGCCAAAGCTTACAAAAATAGTGAAGCATACAAAACACAGCAGCAAATTGATAAAGTCGCTTCAGGTTATGTAGAAGGAAAAGCTGAACAAAAACAAGAAGTTAAAGAAAGAAAAGCAGCCATTGAAGCTGAGAGACAAAGACAAATTCAAGCCAATAAGCCGTGGTATGAAAAAGGCCTGGATATTGCAGGAGAACTTACTGGATATTATGATTTTAAACGAGCCGCAGACGGAGTCGATCCGGTTACGCATAAGAAACTGTCTGCTACCCAGAGAGTCACGGCTGGAGCAATGGCAGCAGCTGGATTCATCCCGTTCGTAGGCTGGGCAGGACGAGCGGTAAAAGGCGGAAGCGTTGTCTACAAAACGGCAAAAGGCATGAGTGCTGCGCATCATGCAATGGCTCTTTACCAAACACCTAAAGCTTTTAAAGTGCTTGAACAAACAGAAAAAGGATTGTATGGACTTGTCTTAACAAATGGCATGTATGAGTATACAATGGGGAAGGACTTACTAGGAAATAAGCTTACTAAAGAAGAGCAGCAGGCTAGTTTGTTTCAATCCTTGGGGATTGCAGCAGGCGGTTTACTTGCTGCAAAAGCATCCACTCAGTTTGTCGAAAAAAGTGCACAGGCAGTCACGAAAAAGTTCAATGATATGCGCAACGTAGTTCGTACAAGTAAAGTGACTCAATATGGAAAAGACATTCAGCAGGCGATGCGAAAAATGCCAGCAACTGGTATTGATAAAGCCAAAAAAATGTATGATGCTGTATTAGATGCGAAAGTACCCAGGTTCTTACCGCAGGAAGCACCAGTGGGTGTGAGTGTAGACTTTGCGCAGCAAACTGTACGGGATGTGTTGAAGAGTACAGCTAAAGATACGATGCATTTTATGAAGAGTACTAAGTTATCTCATAATAGCAAGCACATGCAGAATTCAGAGTGGGGAGTTAAAAGCGATAAGGTTACTGTCGGAACTGAAAAACTTGTAGGTAATTTAGAAGATGTAGATGAATTACTTATTGATACGTATGCTAACATGAGGAAAAACAAAGAAGTTACAGGACAAGCGCATCACTTGAGTCAAGACGCAGCTTTTAGAGATGTTATTCCTAGAAAAGAAGGATTAGCTATAGAACTGTCTGGAAATATCTTTAAAGATATCGGTAGTCCACATTATTCAGCTCATGAAAGTCTAGAGGCTTTTTGGAACT is part of the Priestia aryabhattai genome and encodes:
- a CDS encoding T7SS effector LXG polymorphic toxin; this encodes MGKVYEASTLMAYAKDRVQAYKAFDEQLDTLKKALHAVATLDHEFQGKGADSIKGFYTSQVDIVTHWKSLVSSHQAYFNSIADYAERAKLEGNTVVDVSFLEQELAVANDRSKQMVEQQHAELESILSNIEDIIHITPFSKDAFEEDLSATEKKRTDTITAVEELDNQLSSEYGMLDNFYESVQFSVNGLEQLTSQGGSAYQLTFDAKAYKNSEAYKTQQQIDKVASGYVEGKAEQKQEVKERKAAIEAERQRQIQANKPWYEKGLDIAGELTGYYDFKRAADGVDPVTHKKLSATQRVTAGAMAAAGFIPFVGWAGRAVKGGSVVYKTAKGMSAAHHAMALYQTPKAFKVLEQTEKGLYGLVLTNGMYEYTMGKDLLGNKLTKEEQQASLFQSLGIAAGGLLAAKASTQFVEKSAQAVTKKFNDMRNVVRTSKVTQYGKDIQQAMRKMPATGIDKAKKMYDAVLDAKVPRFLPQEAPVGVSVDFAQQTVRDVLKSTAKDTMHFMKSTKLSHNSKHMQNSEWGVKSDKVTVGTEKLVGNLEDVDELLIDTYANMRKNKEVTGQAHHLSQDAAFRDVIPRKEGLAIELSGNIFKDIGSPHYSAHESLEAFWNSYRRNGESFGEIPMVSEYNDALYESLKSAGLSDTQSQQAVQRAFEQQVSYGLNKDSFVPRIPGRINLPKLK